Proteins found in one Homalodisca vitripennis isolate AUS2020 chromosome 4, UT_GWSS_2.1, whole genome shotgun sequence genomic segment:
- the LOC124360011 gene encoding transcription initiation factor IIA subunit 1-like yields MFLSQSSVTKLYTSVIEDVVSGVREAFLDEGVDEQVLQELKQIWESKLLSSKALEQPDPPEPQPPLINSQKAVANVPGKPVNPAPQPHPQIPVTDYNKPVPIQITLPAQVGSNNTQPRVLTIQVPASALHGNQLHSVLTGPVISATMALPSHVAEAVLQAHVTANLQGQAMSGSLQMQQQQQQQQQQQQPQQQTQQQVLQAAGLTQQETRQTFTHHQLQNSVPQLDGQHDTSDEEEDEEEEDDDNDDDDNEDKDEEENDENEAGAEEEPLNSSDDVSEEDPTDMFDTDNVVVCQYDKITRSRNKWKFYLKDGIMNLAGKDYVFQKANGDAEW; encoded by the exons ACGAAGTTGTACACAAGTGTGATAGAAGATGTAGTAAGTGGTGTGCGGGAAGCTTTTCTGGACGAGGGTGTTGATGAGCAAGTCTTGCAGGAACTGAAACAGATATGGGAAAGTAAATTATTATCCAGTAAGGCTCTGGAGCAACCCGACCCTCCTGAGCCACAGCCTCCTCTTATCAACTCCCAGAAGGCTGTGGCTAATGTTCCCGGCAAACCTG TTAATCCAGCACCCCAGCCTCATCCCCAAATTCCAGTGACAGACTACAATAAACCAGTACCAATTCAAATCACTCTTCCAGCACAG GTTGGTTCCAACAACACACAACCAAGAGTTCTCACCATACAAGTGCCAGCCAGTGCCCTTCATG GTAACCAACTTCACTCTGTACTGACCGGACCAGTGATTTCTGCTACCATGGCTCTCCCTTCCCACGTGGCCGAGGCAGTGCTACAAGCCCATGTCACTGCCAACTTGCAGGGGCAGGCCATGTCAG GATCATTGCAGATGCAACAACAGCAGCAGCAACAGCAGCAACAACAGCAACCTCAACAACAGACACAACAACAGGTGTTACAGGCAGCAGGACTCACACAACAGGAAACCCGACAAACATTCACTCACCACCAG TTGCAGAACTCAGTACCTCAGCTGGATGGTCAGCACGACACATCCGACGAAGAAGAGGATGAGGAGGAGGAAGATGATGATAATGATGACGATGACAACGAGGATAAGGACGAGGAAGAGAACGATGAGAACGAGGCAGGAGCAGAGGAG GAACCTCTGAACTCATCAGATGATGTCAGTGAGGAAGACCCAACGGACATGTTTGACACTGACAACGTTGTGGTCTGCCAGTATGATAAG ATCACACGGAGCCGGAACAAGTGGAAGTTTTACCTGAAGGATGGCATCATGAACCTCGCCGGCAAGGATTACGTCTTCCAAAAAGCCAACGGAGACGCAGAGTGGTGA